One genomic segment of Manis pentadactyla isolate mManPen7 chromosome 1, mManPen7.hap1, whole genome shotgun sequence includes these proteins:
- the NISCH gene encoding nischarin isoform X2 — MAAAAAAGRPFGPEREAEPAKEARVVGSELVDTYTVYIVRITDGSHEWTVKHRYSDFHDLHEKLVAEKKIDKNLLPPKKIIGKNSRSLVEKREKDLEVYLQTLLAAFPDVAPRVLAHFLHFHFYEVNGITAALAEELFERGEQLLVAGEVFAIGPLQLYAVTEQLQQGKPTCASGDAKTDLGHILDFTCRLKYLKVSGTEGPFGTSNIQEQLLPFDLAIFKSLCQVEISHCDAKHIRGLVASKPTLATMSVRFSATSMKEVLAPEASELDEWEPEGTALEGPVAAVIPTWQALTTLDLSHNSISEIDDSAKLIPKIEFLDLSHNGVQVVDNLQHLSNLVHVDLSYNKLFSLEGVHTKLGNIKTLNLAGNLLQSLRGLHKLYSLVNLDLSDNRIEQMEEVRSIGSLPCLEHVALLNNPLSIIPDYRTKVLAQFGDRASEVCLDHMATSGKELDTVEVLKAIQKAKEVKFQLNNLERKISEDSWPEPAACVRPSSSLSTRDPASSSLPQPILSNQGIMFVQEEALASSLSSTDSLTPDDQPIAPGCSDSLESIPAGQAPDDLRDVPGAVGGASPEHTEPEVQVVPGSGQIIFLPFTCIGYTATNQDFIQRLSTLIRQAIERQLPAWIEAATQREGGERGEEEEEEEEGDAAENRYFEMGPPDVEEEEEGGQEEEEEEGDGEGEEEERLALEWALGADEDFLLEHIRILKVLWCFLIHVQGSIRQFAACLVLTDFGIAVFEIPHQESRGSSQHILSALRFVFCFPHGDLTEFGFLMPELCLVLKVRHSENTLFIISDAAGLHEFHADLRSCFAPQHMAMLCSPVLYGSHTSLQEFLRQLLTFYKVAGGCQECSQGCFPVYLVYSDKRMVQTAAGDYSGNIEWASCTLCSAVRRSCCAPSEAVKSAAIPYWLLLTPQHLNVIKADFNPMPNRGTHNCRNRNSFKLSRVPLSTVLLDPTRSCTQPRGAFADGHVLELLVGYRFVTAIFVLPHEKFHFLRVYNQLRASLQDLKTVVIAKTPATGGRSQSSLPEGQPLAGSASGEHRPQEAPAEAPGPAETPTPTPAPAPAEASVPASVLVEAPAPEEIPAEAPAQYPSEHLVQATSEENQIPSHLPTCPSLRHIAGLRGSAVLELFHSSLAEVENEELRHLMWSSVVFYQSPGLEVTACVLLSTAAVYFVLHDGLRRYSSEPLQDFWHQKNTDYNNSPFYISQCFVLKLSELQAVNVGLFDQYFRLTGSSPVQVVTCLTRDSYLTHCFLQHLMAVLSSLERSPSPEPVDKDFYSEFGNKPTGKMENYELIHSSRVKFTYPSEEELGDLMFVVAQKVADPEETPALSILLYVQAFQVGVPPPGHSKGVLRPKTLLLTSTEIFLLDEDFVHYPLPEFAKEPPQRDRYRLDDGRRVRDLDRVLMGYQTYPQALTLVFDDVQGHDLMGSVTLDHFGEVPGGLARAGQGHEVQWQVFVPSAESREKLISLLARQWEALCGRELPVELTG, encoded by the exons GAGGTCAATGGCATCACTGCGGCACTGGCTGAGGAGCTCTTTGAAAGAG GAGAACAGCTCCTGGTGGCTGGCGAGGTCTTTGCCATTGGACCCCTGCAGCTCTATGCAGTCACTGAGCAGCTGCAGCAGGGAAAACCCACATGTGCCAGTGGGGATGCCAAGACTGACCTCGGGCACATCCTGGACTTCACCTGTCGCCTTAAGTACCTTAAG GTTTCTGGCACAGAAGGACCTTTTGGGACCAGCAACATTCAGGAGCAGCTCTTGCCATTTGATCTGGCAATATTTAAGTCTCTTTGTCAGGTGGAG ATAAGTCACTGTGATGCCAAGCACATCCGGGGTCTGGTTGCATCGAAGCCCACCTTAGCCACGATGAGCGTCCGCTTCTCAGCAACCTCCATGAAG GAAGTTCTCGCTCCTGAAGCCTCGGAGCTGGATGAGTGGGAGCCAGAAGGCACAGCCCTGGAAGGCCCTGTGGCTGCTGTCATCCCCACGTGGCAGGCGCTGACCACCCTGGACCTGAGCCACAACAGCATCTCGGAGATTGATGACTCTGCG AAACTGATTCCAAAGATTGAGTTCCTGGACCTGAgtcacaatggagtgcaggtcgTGGACAACCTACAG CACCTGTCCAACCTCGTGCATGTGGACCTGTCCTACAACAAGCTCTTCTCCTTAGAAGGGGTTCACACGAAACTGGGGAACATCAAGACCCTGAACCTGGCAGGCAACCTGCTGCAGAGCCTGCGGGGCCTGCATAAGCTCTATTCCCTGGTCAACCTAGATCTCAGTGACAACAGAATTGAGCAG ATGGAGGAGGTCAGGAGCATAGGCAGCCTCCCATGTCTGGAGCACGTGGCTCTGCTGAACAACCCGCTGAGCATCATCCCTGACTACCGCACTAAAGTGCTGGCTCagtttggagatagggcctccGAG GTGTGCCTGGACCACATGGCGACCTCAGGGAAGGAGCTGGACACAGTGGAAGTGCTAAAAGCAATTCAGAAAGCCAAGGAGGTCAAGTTCCAACTGAACAACCTAGAAAGGAAG ATCAGCGAGGACTCCTGGCCCGAACCCGCCGCCTGCGTCAGACCCAGCAGCTCCCTCTCCACCAGGGATCCTGCCTCgtcctccctgccccagcccatcCTCTCCAACCAAG GAATCATGTTCGTGCAGGAGGAGGCCCTGGCCAGCAGCCTTTCATCCACTGACAGTCTGACTCCCGACGACCAGCCCATTGCCCCGGGATGCTCTGATTCCTTAGAGTCCATCCCTGCAGGACAG GCACCTGATGATTTAAGGGATGTGCCGGGAGCTGTTGGCGGTGCAAG CCCGGAGCACACGGAGCCAGAGGTCCAGGTGGTGCCCGGGTCCGGCCAGATCATATTCCTGCCCTTCACCTGTATTGGCTACACCGCCACCAACCAAGACTTCATCCAGCGCCTGAGCACTCTGATCCGGCAGGCCATCGAGCGGCAGCTGCCGGCCTGGATCGAGGCCGCCACCCAGCGGGAGGGGGgcgagcggggggaggaggaggaggaggaggaggagggggacgCTGCTGAGAACCGCTACTTCGAGATGGGCCCCCCAGatgtggaggaagaggaggagggtggccaggaggaggaggaggaggagggggacggagagggggaagaggaggagcgCCTGGCCCTTGAGTGGGCCCTGGGCGCCGACGAGGACTTCCTGCTGGAGCACATCCGCATCCTGAAGGTGCTCTGGTGCTTCCTGATCCACGTGCAGGGCAGTATACGCCAGTTTGCCGCCTGCCTCGTGCTCACCGACTTCGGCATCGCCGTCTTCGAGATCCCGCACCAGGAATCACGGGGCAGCAGCCAGCACATCCTCTCAGCTCTGCGCTTCGTCTTCTGCTTCCCGCACGGCGACCTCACCGAGTTCGGCTTCCTCATGCCGGAGCTGTGTCTGGTGCTCAAGGTGCGGCACAGCGAGAACACGCTGTTCATCATCTCAGACGCCGCCGGCCTGCATGAGTTCCACGCCGACCTGCGCTCGTGCTTCGCCCCACAGCACATGGCCATGCTGTGCAGCCCTGTGCTCTACGGCAGCCACACCAGCCTGCAGGAATTCCTCCGCCAGCTGCTCACCTTCTACAAGGTAGCAGGTGGCTGCCAGGAATGCAGCCAGGGCTGCTTCCCCGTCTACCTGGTCTACAGCGACAAGCGCATGGTGCAGACAGCTGCCGGCGACTACTCGGGCAACATCGAGTGGGCCAGCTGCACACTCTGCTCGGCCGTGCGCCGCTCCTGCTGTGCGCCCTCCGAAGCCGTCAAGTCCGCTGCCATCCCCTACTGGCTGCTGCTCACGCCCCAGCACCTCAACGTCATAAAGGCCGActtcaaccccatgcctaatcgCGGCACCCACAACTGTCGCAACCGCAACAGCTTCAAGCTCAGTCGTGTGCCGCTGTCCACCGTGCTGCTGGACCCCACGCGCAGCTGCACCCAGCCGCGGGGCGCCTTCGCTGATGGCCACGTGCTCGAGCTGCTCGTGGGCTACCGCTTTGTCACCGCTATCTTCGTGCTGCCCCACGAGAAGTTCCACTTCCTGCGTGTCTATAACCAGCTGCGGGCCTCGCTGCAGGACCTGAAGACTGTGGTCATCGCCAAGACTCCTGCCACCGGGGGCAGGTCCCAGAGCTCCCTCCCGGAAGGCCAGCCTTTAGCGGGCAGTGCCAG CGGTGAACACCGTCCCCAGGAGGCCCCGGCAGAGGCTCCAGGCCCGGCAGAGACCCCGACTCCCACTCCAGCGCCAGCTCCAGCAGAGGCCTCAGTGCCAGCCTCAGTTCTTGTGGAGGCCCCAGCCCCAGAGGAGATCCCAGCAGAGGCGCCTGCCCAGTACCCAAGCGAACACCTGGTCCAGGCCACCTCGGAGGAGAACCAGATCCCCTCGCACCTGCCCACGTGTCCGTCCCTCCGGCACATCGCCGGCCTGCGAGGGAGCGCCGTCCTCGAGCTCTTCCACAGCAGCCTTGCCGAG GTGGAAAATGAGGAGCTGAGGCACCTCATGTGGTCCTCAGTGGTGTTCTACCAGAGCCCGGGGCTGGAGGTGACCGCCTGTGTGCTGCTGTCCACCGCGGCCGTGTACTTCGTGCTGCATGATGGCCTTCGCCGCTACTCCTCAGAGCCCCTTCAGG ATTTCTGGCATCAGAAGAACACTGACTATAACAACAGCCCCTTCTACATCTCCCAGTGCTTTGTTTTAAAGCTCAGTGAGCTGCAGGCAGTCAACGTGGGGCTTTTTGACCAGTATTTCCGGCTGACGG GCTCCTCCCCTGTGCAGGTAGTCACGTGCTTGACTCGGGATAGCTACCTGACACACTGCTTCCTCCAGCACCTCATGGCCGTGCTCTCTTCCCTGGAGCGCTCCCCCTCACCTGAGCCTGTTGACAAGGACTTCTACTCTGAGTTTGGGAACAAGCCCACAG GGAAGATGGAGAACTATGAGCTTATCCATTCTAGCCGTGTCAAGTTCACCTATCCCAGTGAGGAGGAACTTGGGGACCTGATGTTCGTTGTGGCCCAAAAGGTGGCTGACCCGGAGGAGACACCGGCTCTCAGCATCCTCCTGTATGTGCAGGCCTTCCAGGTGGGCGTGCCACCCCCAGGGCACAGCAAGGGTGTGCTGCGCCCCAAAACGCTGCTCCTCACCAGCACTGAGATCTTCCTTCTGGATGAGGACTTTGTCCACTACCCGCTGCCCGAGTTCGCCAAGGAGCCACCACAGAGGGACCGGTACCGGCTGGATGATGGCCGCCGTGTCCGGGACCTGGACCGTGTGCTCATGGGCTACCAGACCTACCCACAGGCCCTCACCCTCGTCTTTGATGACGTGCAGGGCCACGACCTCATGGGCAGCGTCACCCTCGATCACTTCGGGGAGGTGCCTGGTGGCCTGGCCAGAGCCGGTCAGGGCCATGAGGTCCAGTGGCAGGTGTTTGTCCCCAGTGCCGAGAGCCGTGAGAAGCTCATCTCGCTGTTGGCCCGTCAGTGGGAGGCCCTGTGTGGCCGCGAGCTGCCCGTTGAGCTTACTGGCTAG
- the NISCH gene encoding nischarin isoform X1, translating into MAAAAAAGRPFGPEREAEPAKEARVVGSELVDTYTVYIVRITDGSHEWTVKHRYSDFHDLHEKLVAEKKIDKNLLPPKKIIGKNSRSLVEKREKDLEVYLQTLLAAFPDVAPRVLAHFLHFHFYEVNGITAALAEELFERGEQLLVAGEVFAIGPLQLYAVTEQLQQGKPTCASGDAKTDLGHILDFTCRLKYLKVSGTEGPFGTSNIQEQLLPFDLAIFKSLCQVEISHCDAKHIRGLVASKPTLATMSVRFSATSMKEVLAPEASELDEWEPEGTALEGPVAAVIPTWQALTTLDLSHNSISEIDDSAKLIPKIEFLDLSHNGVQVVDNLQHLSNLVHVDLSYNKLFSLEGVHTKLGNIKTLNLAGNLLQSLRGLHKLYSLVNLDLSDNRIEQMEEVRSIGSLPCLEHVALLNNPLSIIPDYRTKVLAQFGDRASEVCLDHMATSGKELDTVEVLKAIQKAKEVKFQLNNLERKISEDSWPEPAACVRPSSSLSTRDPASSSLPQPILSNQGIMFVQEEALASSLSSTDSLTPDDQPIAPGCSDSLESIPAGQAPDDLRDVPGAVGGASPEHTEPEVQVVPGSGQIIFLPFTCIGYTATNQDFIQRLSTLIRQAIERQLPAWIEAATQREGGERGEEEEEEEEGDAAENRYFEMGPPDVEEEEEGGQEEEEEEGDGEGEEEERLALEWALGADEDFLLEHIRILKVLWCFLIHVQGSIRQFAACLVLTDFGIAVFEIPHQESRGSSQHILSALRFVFCFPHGDLTEFGFLMPELCLVLKVRHSENTLFIISDAAGLHEFHADLRSCFAPQHMAMLCSPVLYGSHTSLQEFLRQLLTFYKVAGGCQECSQGCFPVYLVYSDKRMVQTAAGDYSGNIEWASCTLCSAVRRSCCAPSEAVKSAAIPYWLLLTPQHLNVIKADFNPMPNRGTHNCRNRNSFKLSRVPLSTVLLDPTRSCTQPRGAFADGHVLELLVGYRFVTAIFVLPHEKFHFLRVYNQLRASLQDLKTVVIAKTPATGGRSQSSLPEGQPLAGSARCSGEHRPQEAPAEAPGPAETPTPTPAPAPAEASVPASVLVEAPAPEEIPAEAPAQYPSEHLVQATSEENQIPSHLPTCPSLRHIAGLRGSAVLELFHSSLAEVENEELRHLMWSSVVFYQSPGLEVTACVLLSTAAVYFVLHDGLRRYSSEPLQDFWHQKNTDYNNSPFYISQCFVLKLSELQAVNVGLFDQYFRLTGSSPVQVVTCLTRDSYLTHCFLQHLMAVLSSLERSPSPEPVDKDFYSEFGNKPTGKMENYELIHSSRVKFTYPSEEELGDLMFVVAQKVADPEETPALSILLYVQAFQVGVPPPGHSKGVLRPKTLLLTSTEIFLLDEDFVHYPLPEFAKEPPQRDRYRLDDGRRVRDLDRVLMGYQTYPQALTLVFDDVQGHDLMGSVTLDHFGEVPGGLARAGQGHEVQWQVFVPSAESREKLISLLARQWEALCGRELPVELTG; encoded by the exons GAGGTCAATGGCATCACTGCGGCACTGGCTGAGGAGCTCTTTGAAAGAG GAGAACAGCTCCTGGTGGCTGGCGAGGTCTTTGCCATTGGACCCCTGCAGCTCTATGCAGTCACTGAGCAGCTGCAGCAGGGAAAACCCACATGTGCCAGTGGGGATGCCAAGACTGACCTCGGGCACATCCTGGACTTCACCTGTCGCCTTAAGTACCTTAAG GTTTCTGGCACAGAAGGACCTTTTGGGACCAGCAACATTCAGGAGCAGCTCTTGCCATTTGATCTGGCAATATTTAAGTCTCTTTGTCAGGTGGAG ATAAGTCACTGTGATGCCAAGCACATCCGGGGTCTGGTTGCATCGAAGCCCACCTTAGCCACGATGAGCGTCCGCTTCTCAGCAACCTCCATGAAG GAAGTTCTCGCTCCTGAAGCCTCGGAGCTGGATGAGTGGGAGCCAGAAGGCACAGCCCTGGAAGGCCCTGTGGCTGCTGTCATCCCCACGTGGCAGGCGCTGACCACCCTGGACCTGAGCCACAACAGCATCTCGGAGATTGATGACTCTGCG AAACTGATTCCAAAGATTGAGTTCCTGGACCTGAgtcacaatggagtgcaggtcgTGGACAACCTACAG CACCTGTCCAACCTCGTGCATGTGGACCTGTCCTACAACAAGCTCTTCTCCTTAGAAGGGGTTCACACGAAACTGGGGAACATCAAGACCCTGAACCTGGCAGGCAACCTGCTGCAGAGCCTGCGGGGCCTGCATAAGCTCTATTCCCTGGTCAACCTAGATCTCAGTGACAACAGAATTGAGCAG ATGGAGGAGGTCAGGAGCATAGGCAGCCTCCCATGTCTGGAGCACGTGGCTCTGCTGAACAACCCGCTGAGCATCATCCCTGACTACCGCACTAAAGTGCTGGCTCagtttggagatagggcctccGAG GTGTGCCTGGACCACATGGCGACCTCAGGGAAGGAGCTGGACACAGTGGAAGTGCTAAAAGCAATTCAGAAAGCCAAGGAGGTCAAGTTCCAACTGAACAACCTAGAAAGGAAG ATCAGCGAGGACTCCTGGCCCGAACCCGCCGCCTGCGTCAGACCCAGCAGCTCCCTCTCCACCAGGGATCCTGCCTCgtcctccctgccccagcccatcCTCTCCAACCAAG GAATCATGTTCGTGCAGGAGGAGGCCCTGGCCAGCAGCCTTTCATCCACTGACAGTCTGACTCCCGACGACCAGCCCATTGCCCCGGGATGCTCTGATTCCTTAGAGTCCATCCCTGCAGGACAG GCACCTGATGATTTAAGGGATGTGCCGGGAGCTGTTGGCGGTGCAAG CCCGGAGCACACGGAGCCAGAGGTCCAGGTGGTGCCCGGGTCCGGCCAGATCATATTCCTGCCCTTCACCTGTATTGGCTACACCGCCACCAACCAAGACTTCATCCAGCGCCTGAGCACTCTGATCCGGCAGGCCATCGAGCGGCAGCTGCCGGCCTGGATCGAGGCCGCCACCCAGCGGGAGGGGGgcgagcggggggaggaggaggaggaggaggaggagggggacgCTGCTGAGAACCGCTACTTCGAGATGGGCCCCCCAGatgtggaggaagaggaggagggtggccaggaggaggaggaggaggagggggacggagagggggaagaggaggagcgCCTGGCCCTTGAGTGGGCCCTGGGCGCCGACGAGGACTTCCTGCTGGAGCACATCCGCATCCTGAAGGTGCTCTGGTGCTTCCTGATCCACGTGCAGGGCAGTATACGCCAGTTTGCCGCCTGCCTCGTGCTCACCGACTTCGGCATCGCCGTCTTCGAGATCCCGCACCAGGAATCACGGGGCAGCAGCCAGCACATCCTCTCAGCTCTGCGCTTCGTCTTCTGCTTCCCGCACGGCGACCTCACCGAGTTCGGCTTCCTCATGCCGGAGCTGTGTCTGGTGCTCAAGGTGCGGCACAGCGAGAACACGCTGTTCATCATCTCAGACGCCGCCGGCCTGCATGAGTTCCACGCCGACCTGCGCTCGTGCTTCGCCCCACAGCACATGGCCATGCTGTGCAGCCCTGTGCTCTACGGCAGCCACACCAGCCTGCAGGAATTCCTCCGCCAGCTGCTCACCTTCTACAAGGTAGCAGGTGGCTGCCAGGAATGCAGCCAGGGCTGCTTCCCCGTCTACCTGGTCTACAGCGACAAGCGCATGGTGCAGACAGCTGCCGGCGACTACTCGGGCAACATCGAGTGGGCCAGCTGCACACTCTGCTCGGCCGTGCGCCGCTCCTGCTGTGCGCCCTCCGAAGCCGTCAAGTCCGCTGCCATCCCCTACTGGCTGCTGCTCACGCCCCAGCACCTCAACGTCATAAAGGCCGActtcaaccccatgcctaatcgCGGCACCCACAACTGTCGCAACCGCAACAGCTTCAAGCTCAGTCGTGTGCCGCTGTCCACCGTGCTGCTGGACCCCACGCGCAGCTGCACCCAGCCGCGGGGCGCCTTCGCTGATGGCCACGTGCTCGAGCTGCTCGTGGGCTACCGCTTTGTCACCGCTATCTTCGTGCTGCCCCACGAGAAGTTCCACTTCCTGCGTGTCTATAACCAGCTGCGGGCCTCGCTGCAGGACCTGAAGACTGTGGTCATCGCCAAGACTCCTGCCACCGGGGGCAGGTCCCAGAGCTCCCTCCCGGAAGGCCAGCCTTTAGCGGGCAGTGCCAG ATGTAGCGGTGAACACCGTCCCCAGGAGGCCCCGGCAGAGGCTCCAGGCCCGGCAGAGACCCCGACTCCCACTCCAGCGCCAGCTCCAGCAGAGGCCTCAGTGCCAGCCTCAGTTCTTGTGGAGGCCCCAGCCCCAGAGGAGATCCCAGCAGAGGCGCCTGCCCAGTACCCAAGCGAACACCTGGTCCAGGCCACCTCGGAGGAGAACCAGATCCCCTCGCACCTGCCCACGTGTCCGTCCCTCCGGCACATCGCCGGCCTGCGAGGGAGCGCCGTCCTCGAGCTCTTCCACAGCAGCCTTGCCGAG GTGGAAAATGAGGAGCTGAGGCACCTCATGTGGTCCTCAGTGGTGTTCTACCAGAGCCCGGGGCTGGAGGTGACCGCCTGTGTGCTGCTGTCCACCGCGGCCGTGTACTTCGTGCTGCATGATGGCCTTCGCCGCTACTCCTCAGAGCCCCTTCAGG ATTTCTGGCATCAGAAGAACACTGACTATAACAACAGCCCCTTCTACATCTCCCAGTGCTTTGTTTTAAAGCTCAGTGAGCTGCAGGCAGTCAACGTGGGGCTTTTTGACCAGTATTTCCGGCTGACGG GCTCCTCCCCTGTGCAGGTAGTCACGTGCTTGACTCGGGATAGCTACCTGACACACTGCTTCCTCCAGCACCTCATGGCCGTGCTCTCTTCCCTGGAGCGCTCCCCCTCACCTGAGCCTGTTGACAAGGACTTCTACTCTGAGTTTGGGAACAAGCCCACAG GGAAGATGGAGAACTATGAGCTTATCCATTCTAGCCGTGTCAAGTTCACCTATCCCAGTGAGGAGGAACTTGGGGACCTGATGTTCGTTGTGGCCCAAAAGGTGGCTGACCCGGAGGAGACACCGGCTCTCAGCATCCTCCTGTATGTGCAGGCCTTCCAGGTGGGCGTGCCACCCCCAGGGCACAGCAAGGGTGTGCTGCGCCCCAAAACGCTGCTCCTCACCAGCACTGAGATCTTCCTTCTGGATGAGGACTTTGTCCACTACCCGCTGCCCGAGTTCGCCAAGGAGCCACCACAGAGGGACCGGTACCGGCTGGATGATGGCCGCCGTGTCCGGGACCTGGACCGTGTGCTCATGGGCTACCAGACCTACCCACAGGCCCTCACCCTCGTCTTTGATGACGTGCAGGGCCACGACCTCATGGGCAGCGTCACCCTCGATCACTTCGGGGAGGTGCCTGGTGGCCTGGCCAGAGCCGGTCAGGGCCATGAGGTCCAGTGGCAGGTGTTTGTCCCCAGTGCCGAGAGCCGTGAGAAGCTCATCTCGCTGTTGGCCCGTCAGTGGGAGGCCCTGTGTGGCCGCGAGCTGCCCGTTGAGCTTACTGGCTAG